CGCGAAGTTGCCCGTGGAATCGCCGTCGCGGAGCCGGCGCGCCTCGCTCGTTGCCGCGGGGCGGCCGTGCGGCAAGATGAAGCCATGAGCGTAGTCAAGATCAATGTACTGACCGTGCCCGCCGAGCAGCGCGAGGTGCTGGAGAAGCGCTTCGCGTCGCGCGCCCACGCGGTGGAAAACTCCGACGGCTTCGAGTGGTTCGAACTCCTCCGCCCGGTCGAAGGCACCGACAACTACCTGGTGTACACGCGCTGGCGCGACGAAGAGTCGTTCCAGGCGTGGATGGAGGGCCCCATGAAGACGGCCCACCAGGGCGGCAGCGACCGGCCGAAGCCCGCCGCCAGCGGCTCCACGGTGTGGTCGTTCGAGGTCGTGCAGCAGGCAGCTCCTAAGGGCTAATAGCTCCCGCATCGAGCCCAGGCTGTCAACGTAGCCCGAAATAATCATGCACGAACGGAACGTGCCCCGTATCCCCATTGGGTACGGGGCACGTGCCCATGTTTCTGCCCAGTCCTCCGGCAACGAGACTACGCACGTTCGACCGTGACAACCCGTTGCAGGCAATAGCGCACCCCATTGGCCATGTACGCAGGTGCGACGACGTAACGCACCAGCCCGTCGGGGTCCGACTTACCCCAGACCTGATGCCGATCAGCCTCTACTAGCTCACCCTCGGAGCATTCGAAGTCCCAGTACCCTCTCGCCCTCATCGATCGAGCCTCCCTAAGCAAAGCAATGCCCTGATGGAAGACATTACTCACGTGCGAGGCCAATGCATCAGTCGACCGGGCTTTTACAATGCGCCTAAGCCGAACCTCGCTGGCGTCAGCTCTTCCAAAAATCTCAAGACAGAGCTTCTGGACGGTCCGAGAAATGGCGTCCCCAGAATCCTCTTTAGGGTGTAGCGCAACCGATTTTCGCGCCAGCCCGAACAAAGCTTGCTCGACAAATCCTACATATTTCTCCGCGAGCAGCCGATGCCCCTCAGACTGCAGAGAGTCAAGGTCGTCCCGGTGTCGCGTCCATTGCGACAACATGCGATCGATTCGAGCATCTGACTCCTCCACAGAAACCCGAAGTGCGGCTATCTCCCTCTGTGCTTCTTGAATCGCCTCTTGAAGTAATCTAACTTCCCACTCCAGCTCAGAAGTGCCATCTTCCATGACTGCGCCGGGCTGGGCAGCGTCCGGATCTTCGAACTCGCCATCGGGAAAAATTTCGTCGCCCATGTAATCAGGTTCATCTGCCATAGCGCTCGTCACCCATTCACGACAACGGAACAAAGTCCAGGTCTGCCTGCACGACGTCTCCGGTCTCCTTGACCGTCGCTGTTACCTTTATCTCGGTCTCGCCGAACTGCATAGCAACATTTACCCCACGTTCACCCAAGTCTAGATGCATCACATTAGAAAGGTCGACAGTGACGCTCCCGATCTTCTGACAATCCTGTTCTGTGACGTATTGCGGATACACGCTACGCGTGCCATATACCTCAATGACGATGTCCCGCTGCGTATCCCAGACTGGGGCCAGCGAATGCTCAACTACCTCATCCACCCTTACCTTCTGGCCGTGAGTTACGAAGACGCAGAATCGATTTCTACACCTATCCCTATTTTCAGGCCCAGTGAACTTGAACTCTGGAGGATCGATTCGCGGTCGAAACGTCCTGGACGTATTGCATCCGTACGTCAGCCGGGCTCGCCTAATCCGTACTTGCGGGTTGCAGGCGAAATAGACTGCTCCATACAGAACGGCAACCTGTGGATCCGGAGGTGTAATCACCTCCGCTCGACCTTCCAAGTGCTGCTCTAGCCTGCTCCTAAGGTAGGGAGAATTACCGAACCCTCCAACGAGAACTATTAGCTCCTTGCCGCGAGCGTTCCGTCGCTGCCGCTTCATCTCATCTAGTTGCCGATCGACCAACTCAAGAATTCCGGGTACTACAACCTCGAACGCACTACGCGCTTCATCCGGCGAGATGACAATGGCGTCCGTAAACCCATCCTGGGACTTCGCCAGCGCGGCGCGAGCACTTTCATCAAGGCATCGGTCGAGAGCCAAGGAAATCTGGATATTTATCTCTTCATTCTGGCCCATGGCGAAGTGAAGTTTCGCCTTCTCCCAATCATCAATCAGATCGATGATGGCGGTAGGCTGCTGCTCCCTAATACGATCAAGAGCATCGAAAGACCCAAATCGCGACACAAGGATATCTTCCACGAATGCACGATTGATATACTCTGAGCCAAATTTTCCGCCGCACTCTCGCCCGATCTCCTCAAGGCTATCGCCAGAGATCGCCCGGTAGGCAGTAATATCGACCGTCCCACCCCCGCAATCTGCAACCAGAAATCGCGAGCCAGGGGATAGCAAGTTGGCACGTTTTCCCGTCAACTTGGCTGTACGTACGCCAGAGACGCGCGCGTAGTGGGCAGCCACTTCTGGCTCGTAAGCCAGCAGTAGACGCTTGGGGTCTTTCGGCAACCCGGCGGTTTCTGCAGCTTCACGCATCAGCTGCTTCTCGTAGTCACCCCAAATAGCAGGGACGGTCACACACCAACGGATTTCATCCTCCGAAAACCCGCTCCGCGTGATCTCAGCCATAGCCTCTTGGAAGATCTTCTTGAGGTAGAGGGCGACCAGTTCCTTCGCCTCTTCCGAAGAAATTGCCTCGGATGGGAGCTCAGGCCGCCCCGGCTCCTTTGAAGATGTCGGGGCCAGTGACATCTTGAAGGAATTGACGTAACGAGTGCCGTCACCAGCAGAACGCGAGTTAAATTGCCGGCGTGCCTCATAACCCCAAGCCTGCAATTCACCCTTCTCGCTAAAGAATAGCGCAGTCAGGTTCTTCGGATAGGGAATCGGATGCGAGGGCCACTGCATCCGAGGGTGGATGTCTCGCCGCTGATTCCCGCTCTTAACCTCATCAATGATCGTCCACGCATATCCCGTGCCGTGTGTACCAAAGTCAACGGCAACTGCAACCTTCTGCTTCTTCACAGATGTCACCACCCCAGAGATCGCATAGTTGAACGGTGCGCAACGGATTCCAAGAGACTGGACGCCCTCGCGACCTGCGACGGATCCCCCACACCTGTTAGCACATCAAAGAGAAGTCGAATGTTGGATGTGTCAACGCAAGGGGAATTACGCCCTTCGAGCGTATTCAAGGCGTTGAGCGCAAAACTTCTCGCCTCATTCACGAATTGCGCATCCCTATACAAAGCCGCTTGTTGGATACGTCCGTGAGCTCCTTCAACTCTACCTCTCTGAATTGCGACTTCGTAGGCAGCAACCAGTCCAAGCGCCATTGCCCGTCGCTCAAGTCCCATATTATCTGGAAGCGTTCTATGGATGTACGGGGGGCGCCCGTAGTTAGCCAAATGAAACCATTCTCCCAGCAGCCCGACTGTGAGGGCTGTTGAGTAACCTAGTTCGTCCTCAAAAGCTAGACGATTTGAACGCTGAATCTCTTCGTCTGAACTACCCGGCGGGAGGGACAGCGGGGGAAAATTCACTTGCACGGATTGCAATTCCGCGGAACTTACTATGTTCCAAGCTGTGAGAGTAGGCCATACTCTCCTGCCAGCTTGAACATCTCCGTAGATGAGGATTACCGGAAGGTCACCAAGAGCTCTTTGGAGAAGTGCGACATCAAGATCAGTTTGCCTCAGAGGGCGATTCATGGTGCCATCCATAGAGCAAACATCAGCCGCCCAAGGCGAGTTTACCCAAGCTCGTCGAATTGCAACTCGAAAAGCGTGAGGACCGTCGTCATTCCCTTCTCTGTTTAGTTCATCGTGGAAAAACGGAGCAACCAAGAGCGCTGGACGAGATCCATCATTTGTTGACTCGCGAACGAGCTCCCGAAGCTCCTCAGGCGAGTACGAGAAAGGAGCGTTCGCCATATCGCGATCGAACTTGTCTTGAGCAGCTTTGACCTGGATGCTAATCTGCGCCTGACGCCAGTCCCTGTCGACTTCATATTGGTTATTACGGCTCGCCTCTTCGGCTCTAATTGCAGCGGCGCGCTCTTCTCGCTCAGCATTTCTGACCTCGGCAACAGCCGCTTCATCTTCACGCAAGAGATGTGCGAACGCTTGCTGATCGAAGTACGAGCCATCCCGCTTCATTTTGTAGATCTCTAGCAGGCGTCCACTCAGATCAGTGATGCCTCGAAACATTCCAGCCGACAGCAACGTGATACTCCTTCTCGCCCCGTGCTGTGATCCTAGGAGTCCGTGGTTCCAGGTGTCCCCGACTTCGTGCGAACCGTCCGCCAGATGGCTGGATTTGGCTGGTGCGCCGTCTCGTCGCTTCGCAGCTTGTTGGTGGGTACCGTCTGGTGTGTCCGGCACAGGCAGGTTGGTCGCCATAGCGTGTGCCGGTTGATCGCGCGCGATTAGGGAGCTGGTTCGGGCATGGCAGTTGATGCTGTTAGGGGTCGGAAGAGGGGTCCACATCGGCGGGAGCGGCGCGGGTGATGGCTGCCGCGTGCCGAGCTGCGGGGCTCAAAGATAGAGGGGCGAAGCTGATCCGCTTCGGGGAGAACGGACTCTTTCGGCTAGCGTCGACGCCGGTGATCGTGCGCGTGGCCCGTCGGGAAGAGTGGTGTTCACGTGAACCCCCTGGTGAACACTCCCGCTTCCGCCCGGCCTGCCCTTGACTGTTCTCACGGCAGCGAGGGCGCGCTGTCGGTAACGAGAGGGAATACGATGGGCGTTCGGAGAGTGGTTCGCTCGGCCTTGAGGCCGTGGGTCATGGCTCTTCCATATGGCGCCACGCAGTGGAGCAGTTCCGAGCGCTGACCGTGTTCGCGGAGTCATCGAACACCGTGCAAGCAACGCGAAAGATGGTCCGCTCAGCGCTCGAAGACTGGGCTTTGGTTGCTCTCGTCGACGATGTCATGCTCTGCACGTCCGGGCTTGTGAGCAACGAGGTCCACCACGCTGTTCCTGACGACGGCCTGGCTGTGCCGGCTGCTCCTCGCCGTTTCGATGTCACTCTCACGAAATGACCCAAGTGGCTTTCCTCGGGGTGACCGATGAGAACTCCTCCCCACCGATGTTCTCACTCGGGGAGACCTCCTTCCCTGAGCTGGTGAGCAATCCGCCCAAGGCGGCGCTATTTGACTCTGGGCGGGATCTGAAGATCGTTCGGGTGCTGGCGGACAACCTTGTGGGGGTCGCTGGAAGAGGCGGGGGGAAGAACAGTGTTCTGCCGCTTCGACCTTGTAGGGCCGCGGGCGGGCCCACTGCCAGGCATGGAGCACCACCATGTCTGGCCGGGCGCGGCCCCTTGGCTCACGCTCCCTTGACGGCTGAAGGGCCGGCGCGCGCATCCACAAGGCAAGCGTGCCGATCTGACACGGCAGGCAATGAAGGGTGATGCGTGGCAATGGGACGCCTTTTGGCAGCGCGCGTGCGGCGCGGCGACGTAGTGAGTCTGCGTGGCGAACGACGAGAGGTGAAGGCGATGCGTTCCGGCCAGCGCGGAGCAGGCCAGCCGACCTTAACGCTGGTCTTCAAATCGGGGCGACCGCTGCGTGTGAGTACCGGGATGAGCTGGCGGTCTGGCGCGGTGACCGGGAGCTCCGGTGACGCCGGCGCGGTCGGTCTGGTGGTTCACCGACTGGGTCCTGATGGTCGGCACCTCGGGCAGCGGACCGATCTGCATGCAGGAGTGCATGCCCTGCGGTGACAACTCGGGTGCGGCGGATGAAGCCGAGGGGCAGGACGTGTGGTGCCTGCGGCATGCAGGGCGTACCGGACACACCGGGTTCCGATGCGCGGTGACGGAACCACTCGGCGATTCCGCCGCGCCCCAGGCAGAGCGGAAGCCTTCCGTGAGGTGGTCGAGCCGCTTGTAGCAGCAGATGGCGGCCGCGAGTCCGAGAAGATCCGGCCATTCAGCAGAGACTGACCACCACGCTTGCATCAACGGCTGCGTCAAGGTGCAGCCGTACGCGCCGCCATCTCACAGACCCGGAAAGGAAGACCAGGTTCGTCCTGGCCAGCTCATGCGACATGGGCGCGAGCGTGCGCCCCATATCTGCCAGACCGGCCAGGCTGACCCTGGTCAGGGCTTCACACACTTGGGGGAATTGTCCTGACACCAGCCGCCGGGCGGATGGCCCATCTCGTAATAGCCCTGGACAAGGCCCGCGATCACCACGAGCGAAAACACAAGACAGGCGAACATTCCTACCCAAAATGCTATTTTTGCGCCCTTGTGTCGCTTGATGGCGGCGAGACGCCCTTTCCTCATCTGAGGCGCAGACTGTTTCGAGCGATTCGGATCCCGTGGCTCCCGCGGATTACCCGTGTGACGGCCAACGTATAGAGGTTTCATACTGTTGTCCTCATCTGCCCTGAACTCCCTTTCACATCGAAGTCCCGGCCCAGTCCAGTGGTGTTGAGGTGCGCGAGATCCGCCTGCTCCAATGACATCTTGAACGGTCCGCCAAATGCTTCCTGAGTTTTGCGGTGTTCGCTGGGAATTCCCCAGTCGTACCGCTTCTGAACTTCCACGTGGTAGGTGACTTCATTTCCATGCTTCTCACCGACTGTCCGCAAGTTGGCATGCCAGAGGCGGCTGGGAATCTGCTCGCCGTCGGCCACCGCCTTATAGCTGAATGGCGGCTTGGGCGCACCAGCAGGGCGGCACCGCGGGCGGCGAGCGGCCCAAGCCTGCCGCGTCCGGGTCCACCCTGTGGTCCTTCGAGGTGGTGCAGCAGACCGGCCCGAAGCAGGGGTGAGTGCTCTCGGCGGCGTCACCCGGAAAACCGTTGCGCCATGTGCCGCACCGGCCGCCACAATGACGGCATGAGTGACGCCGCCGCCCTCCGCCTTCCCTGGGCCGTCTCCGCGGAGCCGGTCGGCTCGCCGGATGCCGAGGCGCTGTTGCGCGAGTACTACACCGAGGTGGCGGACCGCTACTTCGTCCTGCACGAGGGCCGCCGCTCGACTCCGCAGGAGATCGACGAGGGGGTGGCCGAGTACCCCAGCACCGATCTGACGCCGCCGCACGGCAGGCTGCTGGTGGCCCGTCACGGCGCGGTGGCGGCGGGCTGCGTCGGCGTGCGGATGCTGGACGCACGGACCGCGGAGCTCAAGCAGATGTTCGTACGGGCCGACCGGCGCGGCCGGGGTGGTGCGGGCGTGCTGCTCACGGCCGCCGAGCGGGTCGCGGCTCAGCTGGGCGCCGAGCGGCTCCGGCTGGACACCCGGCGGGATCTGGTGGAGGCCGTCGCGCTCTACCGGCGGCACGGCTTCGTGGAGATCGATCCGTACCACGAGGACCCGTACGCGGAGGTCTTCTTCGAGAAGCGGCTGGACGAGGGGCGTTGACCGGCCGGGAGGCTCCGGGGCCGTCAACTCCGTGACGGGTGTGCGCACGCATCAGCCAGGCGCCGGCCCCGACGGCGGCCTGAGCCGTCGAGTCGGCGGCCCCGAGCCGTCAACTCGGCTTCGGGCAGGTTCACTTCGCCAGGTCAGACGGCTCGCCCTTTCCGTCGCGGAGCGCCCTTCGAGCTCCTCCCATCCTGGGCGGTTCGGTCGGATGTGGCGCGCCGGACGGCGTCCGGTATCCGGGGCCGTCCGGGGGACACCCGGGGTATGCCGTACGGATGTCTTCGAGCGCCTGCGCGAACGGGGGCGCTCTTTGGATAATCGCTGCCGGTTCGATGCCTCCAGGGAGGGGACCGCTCGTGACGGCACCGCTGTGCCCGCACTGCTCCGCGCCCGTACGCGGCGACGGCCGGCCGGCCTGTCTGTGTGCGGCGGTCGATGCGGACGACTTTGATCCGCTGCGCGTTCGGCCGTACGTGTCACTGCCCGGCGACGCGGAGGAGGACACCGGTGACGGCTCGGGCCGGGACGGGGGCGAGGGCGAGGGTGCGTACAGCGGCGCGCGGGAGGTCTACGGCGGGTCGCACACCCTCTTTGCGAGCCGGGGCGACCGGCTGGACGACTTACCCGGGGTGGACGCCGCCGTGCACCGGGCCGACGGTCCCGTACCCGCGGAAGGCTCCGTAGCTGCGGAAGGCTTCGCGCCCACGGAAGGTCCCGTACCCGCGGAAGGCTCCGTAGCTGCGGAAGGCTTCGCGCCCGCGGAAGGCCCGGTACCCGCGGAAGGCTTCGCACCCGCCGGTGCCTCCGCCTCCCCCGCCACTCCCGGCCGCCGGCGTGCCCTCCCCGCCGTACTCGCGGCCGCCGGGGCCGCGCTGGCCGCCGCCGCGGTCCTGATCACCACCGATGCCCTGTCCGTCGGTCCCCGGGACCGGGCGGCGGCGCCCGACCGCGGCACCGCCTCCCCCAGCGCCGGCCTCCCCAGCGGCGACGCCTCCACCCCCGCGCGGGGCAGCGCCGCCCCCTCCCGGTCCGCGGTCCGTTCGCCGTCGCCGGGCGCGACCGGCATCCCCCGCCCCACGGCCGGCGGGAAGCGCTACCGGTCCGGCGGGGCACCGGCCCCCGCTCCCACCCGGGCCGCCGGCAGCGTCACCCGCTCCCCGACGCCCTCCCCCGGGAGCGCCGTCCCCAGCGCCCCGCCCACGGGGCCGCTCGTGCTGCGCCAAGGGGCGGCCGGCCCGGAAGTGACCGAGCTGCAGGAGCGGCTGCGGCAGCTGGCCTTCTACGCGCGCCCGGACGACGGCCGCTACGGCACGGCGGTGCGGGCCGCCGTATCCCGCTACCAGCGGGCCTACGGGGTGACGGGCGACCCGGACGGCGTCTACGGCGCGCCGACCCGGGCGTCCCTGGAGTCCCGCACCCGCGAGCCGACGGGCGGCCCGCCCTGACCTGGCGGGCGCCCCGTCCTGACCCGGTGGACCGGCCCCGGCGCGAGGCGCTGACCAGGCCCGGTTGTCGGCACCCGGATGCGTTTTGTATCGTGAAGAAACAAAGTGGTTCCGCCCGCACTCCCTGACCGGCGGGCGGAGCCACTTGTGTTCACCGTGCGATCCGCACCGTCCGCATGACCCGTCCGCAAGCGGCGGCACCATCCGTATGACCGTCCGCATACCGCGGCACCATCCGTACGTATGCCCGTAGCGCCCAGGAGCCCGCCGATGCCGGCCACCACCACGCTCACCGCCCGCGCCCTGCTGCTGGACATGGACAGCACGATCGTGAATTCCGAGGCGGTCGTCGAGCGCTGCTGGCGCCGCTGGGCCGACGAGCAGGGGCTGGACGCGGACGAGGTCCTCAAGGTCGTCCACGGCCGGCAGGGCTGGGCCACCATGGCCGCGCTGCTGCCGGACCGTCCCATGGAACTCAACCTGGCCGACAACCGCCGGATGCTGGCACAGGAGACCTCCGACACGGACGGCGTGGTGCCGGTACCCGGCGCGCCCGCCTTCATGGCCGCCCTCGCCACCGTCCCGCACGCCCTGGTGACCTCCGCCGACATCCCGCTCTCCGACGCCCGGATGGGCGCGGCCGGGCTGCCGATGCCCGCCGTGCGGATCACGGCGGAGAGCGTGAGCGCCAGCAAGCCCGACCCGGAGGGGTTCCTCAAGGGCGCGGCCGAGCTGGGTTACGCGCCGGAGGACTGCCTGGTCTTCGAGGACTCCGAGGCGGGCATCGAGGCGGGCCGGGCGGCCGGTATGCGGGTGGTCGGCGTCGGCGACCGGGCTGCCGCTTTCGCCCCCACCGTGCAGGTGCGCGACCTCACCGGCATCCGCGTCGAGGCGCTGGCGGACGGCATGATCGCGGTGCATCTCACGGTCTGAGCCCCTCGCCGGACGAGAAACGCGGAGCGACGAGCGGGCGAAGCGGGAGCACTCACCGGGAGCCCCCGCCCGCCCCGTCCCGCACACGGCTCAGCCGGAAGCCGCCTCGTACAGGCTGAAGCCCGCCAGTACCAGCATCACACCCGCCGCGATCTTGGTGATGAGCTTCAGCGGCACGTACTTCATGAGCGTCCGGCCACCCAGGATGCCCAGTCCGGCCACCGCCCACAGGGCCAGGACGGCGCCGGTGCCGACCGAGAGCGGGTCGTCGTAACGGGCCGCGAGGTTGGCGGTCATGATCTGCGTCAGATCACCGAACTCGGCGACCAGGATCATCATGAAACCCGCCCCGGAGACCTTCCAGAAGCTCTGGTCGGCGGGCTTCTTCACTTCTTCCTCGTCGTCGTCCTTCCTGAACAGCAGCACGGCGGCGCCCGCCAGGAAGAGGACGCCGACCACACCCTGGACCCAGCGGTGCGGGAGCAGCGTCAGCACGCTGCCCGCGGCGATGGCGAGCGCCACATGCACCAGGAAGGCCGCGGCGACGCCGGCGAAGACGTACGAGGCGCGGTAGCGGGTGCCGAGCATCAGGCCGGCGAGGGCGGTCTTGTCGGGTAGTTCGGCGAGGAAGACGACGCCGAAGACGACTGCGGCGACGGTAAGGCTGAACACGGGGTGGGATACCTCGATCGGTCGGGCCGCACCAAAGGGGCCCGGGAGAGGGGTCGCTTCGGCACGGCAGCGTCAGACACTGCGGCCGAAGGTCTCGCTGGCCCGGTACGCGTGCGTACCTGGCTCCGGGCGCCGGCTCCCCCGTCGTCCCAGCGCCGGTCAGGCGCTCCGCCTGGAAGGGCGGGCGGGCAACGGGAGGGCAGTATGTCGACGGTCCGGCAGAGAGCTACTCCCCTTCTGC
This portion of the Streptomyces sp. 2114.4 genome encodes:
- a CDS encoding GNAT family N-acetyltransferase: MSDAAALRLPWAVSAEPVGSPDAEALLREYYTEVADRYFVLHEGRRSTPQEIDEGVAEYPSTDLTPPHGRLLVARHGAVAAGCVGVRMLDARTAELKQMFVRADRRGRGGAGVLLTAAERVAAQLGAERLRLDTRRDLVEAVALYRRHGFVEIDPYHEDPYAEVFFEKRLDEGR
- a CDS encoding Hsp70 family protein; this encodes MKKQKVAVAVDFGTHGTGYAWTIIDEVKSGNQRRDIHPRMQWPSHPIPYPKNLTALFFSEKGELQAWGYEARRQFNSRSAGDGTRYVNSFKMSLAPTSSKEPGRPELPSEAISSEEAKELVALYLKKIFQEAMAEITRSGFSEDEIRWCVTVPAIWGDYEKQLMREAAETAGLPKDPKRLLLAYEPEVAAHYARVSGVRTAKLTGKRANLLSPGSRFLVADCGGGTVDITAYRAISGDSLEEIGRECGGKFGSEYINRAFVEDILVSRFGSFDALDRIREQQPTAIIDLIDDWEKAKLHFAMGQNEEINIQISLALDRCLDESARAALAKSQDGFTDAIVISPDEARSAFEVVVPGILELVDRQLDEMKRQRRNARGKELIVLVGGFGNSPYLRSRLEQHLEGRAEVITPPDPQVAVLYGAVYFACNPQVRIRRARLTYGCNTSRTFRPRIDPPEFKFTGPENRDRCRNRFCVFVTHGQKVRVDEVVEHSLAPVWDTQRDIVIEVYGTRSVYPQYVTEQDCQKIGSVTVDLSNVMHLDLGERGVNVAMQFGETEIKVTATVKETGDVVQADLDFVPLS
- a CDS encoding peptidoglycan-binding domain-containing protein: MTAPLCPHCSAPVRGDGRPACLCAAVDADDFDPLRVRPYVSLPGDAEEDTGDGSGRDGGEGEGAYSGAREVYGGSHTLFASRGDRLDDLPGVDAAVHRADGPVPAEGSVAAEGFAPTEGPVPAEGSVAAEGFAPAEGPVPAEGFAPAGASASPATPGRRRALPAVLAAAGAALAAAAVLITTDALSVGPRDRAAAPDRGTASPSAGLPSGDASTPARGSAAPSRSAVRSPSPGATGIPRPTAGGKRYRSGGAPAPAPTRAAGSVTRSPTPSPGSAVPSAPPTGPLVLRQGAAGPEVTELQERLRQLAFYARPDDGRYGTAVRAAVSRYQRAYGVTGDPDGVYGAPTRASLESRTREPTGGPP
- a CDS encoding HAD-IA family hydrolase; the encoded protein is MPATTTLTARALLLDMDSTIVNSEAVVERCWRRWADEQGLDADEVLKVVHGRQGWATMAALLPDRPMELNLADNRRMLAQETSDTDGVVPVPGAPAFMAALATVPHALVTSADIPLSDARMGAAGLPMPAVRITAESVSASKPDPEGFLKGAAELGYAPEDCLVFEDSEAGIEAGRAAGMRVVGVGDRAAAFAPTVQVRDLTGIRVEALADGMIAVHLTV
- a CDS encoding antibiotic biosynthesis monooxygenase produces the protein MSVVKINVLTVPAEQREVLEKRFASRAHAVENSDGFEWFELLRPVEGTDNYLVYTRWRDEESFQAWMEGPMKTAHQGGSDRPKPAASGSTVWSFEVVQQAAPKG
- a CDS encoding TMEM165/GDT1 family protein; its protein translation is MFSLTVAAVVFGVVFLAELPDKTALAGLMLGTRYRASYVFAGVAAAFLVHVALAIAAGSVLTLLPHRWVQGVVGVLFLAGAAVLLFRKDDDEEEVKKPADQSFWKVSGAGFMMILVAEFGDLTQIMTANLAARYDDPLSVGTGAVLALWAVAGLGILGGRTLMKYVPLKLITKIAAGVMLVLAGFSLYEAASG